From the Bradyrhizobium ontarionense genome, the window TTCTTGCCGTCGCCGATGCCGTTATAGACGAAGGCGGCATGGGTGATCGGATCGAACGGCGAGCGGTAGGCAAAGCCCTGCAGCGGTCCGATCGGGCTCTCGGTCGTGAAGGTCGACACGCGCTCGATCAGCTTCTCGCGCGCCTGGCGGTAGGAGATCAGATCGGCGATCGTGACGTGCTTGAGATTATGGGCCCCGGCGAAACGGACGACCTGCTCGCCCTTCATGACCGTGCCGTCGTCGTTCATCAACTCGGAGATGACGCCGACCGGCGGCAACCCCGAGAGCTTGCAGAGATCGACGGCCGCCTCGGTATGGCCCGAGCGCAGCAGGACGCCGCCGTCACGCGCGATCAATGGGAAGATATGGCCGGGGCGCGCGAAATCAGCGGCGCCGGCATTCGGGTTGGCGAGCGCGCGACAGCAGGAGGCGCGCTCTTCGGCCGAGATGCCGGTGCCACCGTCCGGCTTGTAGTCGATCGAAACGGTGAAGGCCGTGGTGTGATTGGAGTCGTTGTGGGCGACCATCGGATCGAGGCGCAGCCGTCGCGCGTCGTCGGCCGTGATCGGCGCACAGACGATGCCCGATGTATGGCGGATGATGAACGCCATCTTGTCGGGCGTGCAGAGCGAAGCTGCGACGATGAGGTCGCCCTCGCCCTCGCGGTCGTCGTCGTCGGTCACGACGACCATCTCGCCCTTGGCGAAAGCGTACAGAACTTCCTGGATCGAGTCGGCCATTGCAAGTCTCGCTGGTTTTCCGGGGTGCTTTAGCCGGGATCGCAGGCGCGCGCCAGAGCAGCGGAACCGCCCTTCGCAATCGCCTTCCCCGGGGAAAGAACCTGTCCTGCCAGGACAAGCGCGCTGGTACCTGTTTCAAGCGCGCTGGTATCTGTTTAAAGTCGCCCCAGACCGAGAACAAGGGAGGCGTGCCTCATGGCCGCATTCGATTTTGCACCGCTCCTGACTGCCGGCCTGCCGGCGCCGGCCGCACGCTGGACGGGCCTTGCAAAATACAGCTTCGTCGGCGGCAACAACGACCCTGGTGCCGTGCCGGTGGACGAGTTGCGAGCCGCTGCAGACGCCGTGCTTGCCCGCGAAGGCCGCGCGCTCGCGACTTATGGCCTGGCGCACGGACCGCAAGGCTATCGGCCGTTGCGGGACTTCCTGGCCGGCAAACTGTCTCGCGACTCCGGCATGTCGGCACGTGCCGACGACATCATGATCCTCTCCGGCTCGTTGCAGGGGCTCGACCTCGTCAACCAGGCGCTGCTCACACGCGGGGACACCGTGCTGGTCGAGCAGGACAATTACCAGGGCACGCTCACGCGTCTGGCGAGGCTCGGCGTCAGGGCCATCGGCATCCCGCTCGACCAGAACGGCATGCGAACGGATGCGCTGGCATCGGTGCTGGCCGATCTGAAGGACCGCGGCATCCGGCCGAAATACATCTATACCATCCCGACGGTGCAGAACCCGACCGGCACCATCATGCCGGAAAGCCGCCGCGCCGAGCTGCTGTGGCTGTCACGGGCCTATGGGGTGCCGGTGTTCGAGGACGACTGCTATGCCGACCTCATCTGGGACGGGAAACGCCCGCGCGCGATCCATGGCATGTCCGAGCATGGCAGCGTGATCCATATCGGGTCGTTCTCGAAATCGGTCGCGCCCGCGCTGCGGGTCGGCTATCTGGTCGCCCCCTGGGACATCATGTCGGTTCTGCTGGCGCTCAAGACCGATGCCGGCTCGGGCGCTCTCGAGCAGATGGTGCTCGCGGAATACTGCAAGCAGCATTTCGCAACCCACGTGCCGCAACTGGTGCGAGGGCTGCGCACAAAGCTGGACACGCTGACCGAGGCGCTCGACGCCGAGTTCGGCACCGCCGCCGAATTCGAGGCGCCGAAGGGCGGGATCTTCCTGTGGGTCAAGCTGCCGGACCAGGTCGACGCCATGAAGCTCTCACAAGCCGCGCTGAAGCGGGGCGTGTCGATCAATCCCGGACCGGAATGGTCGGTCGATGCAACGCATGCGAGAAGCCGCCTGCGGCTCTGCTTCGCCAGCCCCTCGCATCAGGAGATCCGCGAGGGCATTGCTGTCCTCGCCGAGGTCTGCCGCGAGGAGTTCGGCGTGCCCAAGCGTTCCGCGAATGTGGAGCGGACCCACGCGATCGAATGATCGCGCGGTGCTCACCTGACCGAAAACGGCGACTGATAGGGCCGCCCGAACGGCACGCCATTGATCACGGTCTGCACCGGCTTCAGCTGCAGCTTGCCGTCACGCTTGTTGCCCCGCGTGTCAAGGAAACTGACGGGTCCCTCGACCATGTCCATGATCGCGACGTCGGCCGGTGCACCGACCTGCAGGGTGCCGAGCTTCGGCGCACGATTGATGATCTTGGCAGGCGCCGAGGTCGCCATGCTCACCACCTGCTCCAGGGAGAACCCCATCGCCAGGAACTTGCCCATCACGTTGGGCAGGAACGGCATGCCCGGCGAGTTGCCGGAGAACACGTGGATGTCCGAGGAGATGGTATCCGGGCCGCAGCCGGCGGGGATCGCCACTTCGGCCACGGTAAAATCGAAGCTGCCTCCGCCATGGCCGACATCGAACAGCACGCCGCGCTGCTTGGCGGCGAGCGCCGCCGGCAACAGCTTGCCGTCCTGGACGATGTTGGTGAAGGCGCCGCCGATGTTCGGTGCGCCGGAATAGGCGTGGGTCAGGATGTCGCCGGGCCGCAGCAGGTCCAGGATCTGGGACATCAATTCGCCGGTCTCGACGCCGCCGATATGCACCATCATCCGCGCCGGCCAGCCGCACAGCTCGCAGGCCTTGATGCCGCGCTTCAACGGCTCGAGCCCGTGCTTGAAGATCACGTTCTCCGACATTCGCACCTTGACCCCGAGCAGGAAGTCCGGGTTCTCCGCCAGCGCCATGGCGCAGGCCTCCACCTGGGCGTTGTCGATATTGTAGAGCTCGGCAACGGGAAACGCCGACAGGCCGTTATTGGCGATATGGACGAAGGCGTAGATGCGCGCCCGCGACTGGGCGGCGATGAAGCGGCGCAACGCCGCCAGATTGTTCACACCCGCATCGCCGGCCGAGACCACCGTCGTCGTGCCCTGGAATTGCACCAGTTCGTCCGGCGGGATCCCGATCGCCGAACCATAGGGATAGACATGACTATGGAGGTCGATGAGACCCGGCATCACCAGCCGGCCGGCGGCGTCGATCGACCGTAACGTCCGCTCGACGGGAATCTCGGGTTCAATGGCCTCGACCACGCCCCAGCGGATGCCGATGTCGCGCCTGCCGCGCAGCGACTGGCTGGGATCGATGACGTCGCCTCCCTTGATCACCAGATCGAACTTGTCGGCCGGCCCCATCGCGGCACGACCAGGGCCTGAAAGCGCGGCCATGGCGGCCGCTCCGGACGACAACAGGAAATTGCGGCGCGACAGCGCGGACATGCTCGGCCTCCCCCGATTTTTGTTTGTAGTTGGAGATAGCATGCGCTTTGTCCGCCGATCGGGCAAGACCGCAATCGGAAGATCAAAGCTGGCGTCGCCATTGACCGCGCGGGTCTGACGTTGCGCCGTTGACGCGGTGCATTAAGATGGCCCGGCAAGCCTACCTGCGAGACCGCATGACCTCGATCTTCCATCGCCTGCTCGCGATCATTCTGCTCACATCATCATTCGCGCCGGCCGCCTCGGCGGACGACGCCGTCGACGTCGCGCGTGCCTGGGGACTGATCGGAACCTGGGCCGCCGATTGCAACGCGCCGCCGGTCAAAGGCCGCGGCGCCATCATCTCCTACGAGGTCACGCCGGACGGCAACCTGATCTATCGCCGCGACCATGATCCGTCCGACGTCAACGAGGTCACGAACGCGCGCGTCGAGCCCGACCAGACGCTGGTGCTCTCGATCGTGCTGCCGAGGGCGCACCAGACCCGCGAGAACGGCATCATCAAGACGACGGATGGCGGCATCCGCTCGGTGTTCAATCGCGGCGAGGACGGCAGCTACACCATTCGCGAGGCCCGCTTCATCGCCAACGGCAAGCCGACGCCCGCCCTCAGGAAGTGCGACTGACGCGGAAATCTTGCGGGCTGGCGGCGTTCACGCACGGCCTGAAGACCAAATCTGAACGTACATTCAGCAACTTCGCGGAAGTTCCTGCGGAACGTTCTTTCACACTTCAAGTTGATCCCGCACGTTCAATCTGGAGGACAACATGAAGAAGATCGCTCTTGCACTCGTTTCCCTGGCCGCCGTCGCGCTCGCGGTCCCGTCGATCGCCAACGCCGAGACCGTGGTCATCAAGCGCGGCGGCCATCACTATCATCACGGCTGGGAGGGTGGGCATCGCGGCTTCGATCGCTCCCGCGCCGAATACCGCATGCACCGTGAGGTCCGCCCCTATCACCGTCACCATGATCGCACGGTGATCATCAAGCACCGCGACTGATCGGCAGCTCGACACGGAAATGGCCCCGCAAGGGGCCATTTTTGTTGGTCAGTGCGAGCGGTGCCCCCAAAAGGAAAGGTCGTCAGCGGTCCCAGTCCGGCGCGAAGCCCGGATTGACGAAACGCTTGTCTTTTGGGAGGGCGGCTATGGTCGCGCGATCCTCATCATCCAGCTGAACTTTCAACGCATCCCAATTCGCCTGCTGGCTTTCCTTGCGTCCGGCCTTGGGGATCGCGGCAACGCCATCCTGATCCAACAGCCATTTCAGCGCGACCTGGGCGGCGCTCGCGCCATGCTTGCGGCCGATCGCCGTCAGCGTCTCGTCGGCAGCCGCGCGTCCCTGCGCCAGCGGACAATAGGCGACCAGGGGAATCGACCGGCTCGCCATGTAGGCCATCAGCGTCGATTGATCGAGCATGACGTGATACTCGACCTGATTGCAGGCGATCGGCGCCTTGATCTCTTCCACCGCCTGCTTCAGAAGGGCGACGGTGAAGTTGGCGACGCCGATCGCACGCGTGCGGCCCTCGTCCTTCAGCTTCATGAGCGTTTCGAGCGCCGCCGGCAGGTTCATTCCCTTGGCCGGCCAATGGATCAAATAGAGGTCGACGAAGTCCAGCCTGAGCTTCCTCAAGCTCGTGTCGAACGCACGGCGGATCGCGTCCGGCGCGAGATTTTCCGGCCAGACCTTTGTCGTCACATGCAATTCCTGCCGCGCCACTGAAGCGGCAGCCAGCGCGGCGCCGATCGCATCCTCGTTGGCGTACATCTCGGCCGTGTCGATATGGCGATAGCCCAGTGCCAGCGCACTCTCGACCGCCTCGCGGCACACGGTGCCTTGCATGCGAAACGTGCCGAGCCCGAGCTTCGGCAGAAGAATGCCCTGCGTTTCTATGGCGTTCATGGACTCTCCTGACGAAGCTGCGCCGATCGCAACGCGGCCCCATCGAAGGGGACGGCACATCACGACTGATGATTGGGGCTGAAGCTTGCCTGCGATCTCTTCGTCAGTTCAAGCCGACCGGCGCGCGACATCAATCAACATGTCGGGACATCGGTTCCCGGCCACCCGAGCTTCACCGCAGACAGCCGCCGTTCAGCGCCAGCCGCAGATTCCGCCGCTTCCGGGCCGGCAAGGCCAGGTCTGGACACGCGTATCCATCGCCTGCGCATCCAACGGATTGCCGTGCCGATGCGTGAGCCTGATGCGAGCGGCTCCGCGCGGCCGCTCGGCCATCTTGGCGGCCTGAACCCGTCGCGTGGCGACCACACGCGGGATAGCGGAGCTGATGTCGGACCGGGGTGCTGGCCGCGCGGCGACCACGGGCCGGTCGGTCCTGGCTTCAATGGGAACAGGCTCGAAATGCGCCTCGGGTCCCAGCAGCTCGGGTGACAACACCGCCTTGGACAGGTCGAGCTTGAGAAAGTCACCCGGCTGATATGCGCCTGCCATCGCTTCGCCGCCCGCGAACAACACGGCGCACGCGATCGTGCCGACGAACGCTTTCAAGACCATCCCGTCCTCCCGTCTTCCCGCGTAACGTCAATTACGCGCCCCTACTGCGAGATCCCTTTGCGACGATCGATTACGAGATCGCCTCGCGACATTGGCGTGCCGCGAGCGCTTGACCTCGCTTCGTGCGTCATGATGTTCGTTGATCGACCGTTATTGGCCTGGATAAAAGCCCGAGATCCGCCGGTCGTTTGACGCATCATATCCAAAGTTCCGCCCGCGTCTCTCATGTAGGTCACGGTGCCGCCTTTTCCAGGCCCAAAACCGCGAGTCACGGTTACCACTGTGCACGCAACCGGGCGCTACGGAGATAAGTCATACTAATCCGAAACCCCGATCCCGATCCGGCAACGCAGCGTTTCGGATGCTCCTGGTGCGATGTGCATTACGCCCGGCTTCGCTGCGAACTCGGCATCGAAATCGAGCGGACTGGCAAAGCCGCGCCAGGGCTCGATGCACAAGAATGGCACGCCACCGGGCTTCGACCAGATGCCGAGTTGGCGGAAGCCATCCCAGGTTAGTTCCAGCGCCGGTCCCCTCGTTCCGACGAGGCGAACCGAACGGCTGGCCGGCTGATCGAGGATCACGGCATCCTCGTCGAACAGACGTTCGTTCAATGCGAGAACGCACCCCTCGATCGGCGATGGCCCCGGCCGCTCGCGCAGCAAGCCACCGGTCAGACGACGGATCGGCGCAGGCTCCGGCTGTGCGAAAATCAGCCGGTAGCTGTCCTTCTTCTGTCCCGGGAGCAGCGGCCAGTTGAAGGCGGGATGGGCACCGAACGAAGCCGGCAGCACCTCCGCCCCTGGGTTGGCGATCTCGACCACCATGTCGAGCGCATCGGCTGTGATTTGGTAGCTCAGCGTGAGACCGAAGGCGAAGGGATAGCGTGCCCGTGTCGTCTCGTCGTCGGCCAGACGCAGAGTGCAGGCATCGGCGCTGCGCTCGACCCAAGTGAAGCGCATGTCGCGGGCGAAGCCGTGCTGCGTCATCGGATAGGTCCGGCCATGATGGTGCAGACGGTCGTCCTTGAGCCGGCCGACGATCGGAAACAACCAGGGCGCATGGCGTGGCCAGGCAGGCCCCGCCTGCCAGAGCAGTTCCAAGCCATCGGCCGTCTTCAGCGAGCACAGCTCGGCGCCGAGAGCCTTGATCGTGGCGGCGATGCCGCCCGCGCTGATGGTGTGGAGGTCGTCGCTCATGTCGCGCACCCTGCTTGTAA encodes:
- the ribB gene encoding 3,4-dihydroxy-2-butanone-4-phosphate synthase is translated as MADSIQEVLYAFAKGEMVVVTDDDDREGEGDLIVAASLCTPDKMAFIIRHTSGIVCAPITADDARRLRLDPMVAHNDSNHTTAFTVSIDYKPDGGTGISAEERASCCRALANPNAGAADFARPGHIFPLIARDGGVLLRSGHTEAAVDLCKLSGLPPVGVISELMNDDGTVMKGEQVVRFAGAHNLKHVTIADLISYRQAREKLIERVSTFTTESPIGPLQGFAYRSPFDPITHAAFVYNGIGDGKNVLTRLHKPNIVKDLIAGPQRVQAVLQHFKKAGRGVLIYLRDGAAGVPVEPVEEPHTAEADRHRQWREVGVGAQILRDLGVTSIRNLTSSVHDYKGLSGFGIEIVANERLEG
- a CDS encoding PLP-dependent aminotransferase family protein, with product MAAFDFAPLLTAGLPAPAARWTGLAKYSFVGGNNDPGAVPVDELRAAADAVLAREGRALATYGLAHGPQGYRPLRDFLAGKLSRDSGMSARADDIMILSGSLQGLDLVNQALLTRGDTVLVEQDNYQGTLTRLARLGVRAIGIPLDQNGMRTDALASVLADLKDRGIRPKYIYTIPTVQNPTGTIMPESRRAELLWLSRAYGVPVFEDDCYADLIWDGKRPRAIHGMSEHGSVIHIGSFSKSVAPALRVGYLVAPWDIMSVLLALKTDAGSGALEQMVLAEYCKQHFATHVPQLVRGLRTKLDTLTEALDAEFGTAAEFEAPKGGIFLWVKLPDQVDAMKLSQAALKRGVSINPGPEWSVDATHARSRLRLCFASPSHQEIREGIAVLAEVCREEFGVPKRSANVERTHAIE
- a CDS encoding amidohydrolase family protein, whose product is MSALSRRNFLLSSGAAAMAALSGPGRAAMGPADKFDLVIKGGDVIDPSQSLRGRRDIGIRWGVVEAIEPEIPVERTLRSIDAAGRLVMPGLIDLHSHVYPYGSAIGIPPDELVQFQGTTTVVSAGDAGVNNLAALRRFIAAQSRARIYAFVHIANNGLSAFPVAELYNIDNAQVEACAMALAENPDFLLGVKVRMSENVIFKHGLEPLKRGIKACELCGWPARMMVHIGGVETGELMSQILDLLRPGDILTHAYSGAPNIGGAFTNIVQDGKLLPAALAAKQRGVLFDVGHGGGSFDFTVAEVAIPAGCGPDTISSDIHVFSGNSPGMPFLPNVMGKFLAMGFSLEQVVSMATSAPAKIINRAPKLGTLQVGAPADVAIMDMVEGPVSFLDTRGNKRDGKLQLKPVQTVINGVPFGRPYQSPFSVR
- a CDS encoding aldo/keto reductase; this encodes MNAIETQGILLPKLGLGTFRMQGTVCREAVESALALGYRHIDTAEMYANEDAIGAALAAASVARQELHVTTKVWPENLAPDAIRRAFDTSLRKLRLDFVDLYLIHWPAKGMNLPAALETLMKLKDEGRTRAIGVANFTVALLKQAVEEIKAPIACNQVEYHVMLDQSTLMAYMASRSIPLVAYCPLAQGRAAADETLTAIGRKHGASAAQVALKWLLDQDGVAAIPKAGRKESQQANWDALKVQLDDEDRATIAALPKDKRFVNPGFAPDWDR
- a CDS encoding aldose 1-epimerase family protein yields the protein MSDDLHTISAGGIAATIKALGAELCSLKTADGLELLWQAGPAWPRHAPWLFPIVGRLKDDRLHHHGRTYPMTQHGFARDMRFTWVERSADACTLRLADDETTRARYPFAFGLTLSYQITADALDMVVEIANPGAEVLPASFGAHPAFNWPLLPGQKKDSYRLIFAQPEPAPIRRLTGGLLRERPGPSPIEGCVLALNERLFDEDAVILDQPASRSVRLVGTRGPALELTWDGFRQLGIWSKPGGVPFLCIEPWRGFASPLDFDAEFAAKPGVMHIAPGASETLRCRIGIGVSD